Proteins encoded by one window of Blautia luti:
- a CDS encoding ATP-dependent RecD-like DNA helicase, whose protein sequence is MSDTVTGYIDHIIFRNEDNGYTVMVLKDSKEEELTCVGSFPAVTQGAVIEAEGVYTHHPVYGRQFQISSFTEKMPEDTMAMERYLGSGAIKGIGAALAARIVRRFGEDTIRIVEEEPERLAEVKGISEKKAREIAAQVTEKADMRKAMIFLQKYGISLNLGAKIYQKYKDSIYTVLQENPYKLAEDISGVGFKIADEIAARIGIHADSDYRIRSGMLYTLLQASGEGHTYLPQEQLFARCSQLLGVDESYMEKHLMDMVIDRKLVLKERNGENVVYPSQYYYLELNTARMLCELNILCPEDEQLVRKRIELIEKETGTVLDEMQKKAVTEAASHGLFILTGGPGTGKTTTINAIIQFFEGEGAELRLAAPTGRAAKRMTETTGYEAQTIHRLLELNGMPEEERDGHSAKFERNAQNPLEADVIIIDEMSMVDIHLMHSLLLAVTAGTRLILVGDENQLPSVGPGNVLRDIIHSGCFPVVELTKIFRQASESAIVVNAHKINRGEQVQINNKSRDFFFLKRYDADIIIRVVIALIQEKLPKYVDARPFEIQVLTPMRKGLLGVERLNQILQRYLNPPDSSRKEHTLGDRLFREGDKVMQIRNNYQMEWEIRGRYGIVIEKGIGVFNGDTGILKEINEFAETAEVEFEDGRFAVYSFKQLEELELAYAITIHKSQGSEYPAVILPLLSGPKMLLNRNLLYTAVTRARKCVTVVGSEETFGEMIRNEKQQKRYSALDERIRELNDAVEKGEMTGM, encoded by the coding sequence ATGAGCGATACTGTTACAGGATATATAGATCATATTATTTTCAGGAATGAAGATAATGGATATACAGTTATGGTGCTGAAGGATTCGAAAGAGGAGGAACTGACCTGTGTAGGCAGTTTTCCGGCTGTGACTCAGGGCGCAGTGATCGAGGCGGAAGGGGTATATACTCATCATCCTGTATATGGCAGGCAATTTCAGATCTCCTCTTTTACAGAGAAAATGCCGGAAGATACCATGGCTATGGAACGTTATCTGGGATCTGGTGCCATTAAGGGAATCGGTGCAGCACTGGCAGCCAGGATCGTGCGGAGATTCGGGGAGGATACCATACGGATCGTGGAGGAAGAACCGGAGAGACTGGCAGAAGTGAAAGGGATCAGTGAAAAGAAAGCAAGGGAGATCGCAGCGCAGGTAACAGAGAAAGCTGACATGCGCAAGGCTATGATCTTTCTTCAGAAATATGGGATTTCCCTGAACTTGGGAGCGAAGATCTATCAGAAATATAAGGATTCAATTTATACAGTACTTCAGGAGAATCCTTATAAACTGGCAGAAGATATTTCCGGTGTGGGATTTAAGATCGCAGATGAGATCGCAGCCAGGATCGGGATCCATGCAGATTCAGATTACAGAATCCGAAGCGGTATGTTGTATACTCTCTTACAGGCTTCGGGAGAAGGTCATACCTATCTTCCACAGGAACAGCTTTTTGCCAGATGTTCCCAGCTTTTGGGAGTGGATGAATCCTATATGGAGAAGCATCTGATGGATATGGTCATTGACAGGAAGCTGGTGCTGAAGGAACGAAACGGGGAGAATGTTGTTTATCCCAGCCAGTATTATTATCTGGAATTGAACACAGCCAGAATGCTGTGCGAACTGAACATTTTATGCCCGGAAGATGAACAGCTTGTCAGGAAGAGAATTGAACTGATCGAGAAGGAAACAGGGACTGTTCTGGATGAAATGCAGAAAAAGGCGGTGACGGAAGCAGCCAGCCATGGACTTTTTATTCTGACCGGTGGTCCGGGTACAGGTAAGACTACTACGATCAATGCCATCATACAGTTTTTCGAAGGAGAGGGTGCAGAGCTTCGGCTTGCTGCGCCTACCGGACGTGCTGCGAAGAGGATGACAGAAACCACGGGATATGAAGCACAGACCATCCACAGGCTTCTGGAGCTGAACGGCATGCCGGAAGAAGAGAGGGACGGACATTCGGCGAAATTTGAGAGAAATGCCCAGAACCCGCTGGAGGCAGATGTGATCATTATTGATGAGATGTCCATGGTGGACATTCACCTGATGCATTCCCTGCTTCTGGCAGTGACAGCCGGAACTAGACTGATCCTAGTAGGGGATGAGAACCAGCTTCCAAGTGTGGGACCTGGAAATGTACTGAGGGACATCATCCACAGCGGATGCTTCCCTGTAGTAGAGCTGACGAAGATTTTCCGGCAGGCTTCTGAGAGCGCTATTGTAGTGAATGCCCATAAGATCAACAGAGGTGAGCAGGTACAGATCAATAATAAAAGCAGGGACTTCTTTTTCCTGAAGAGATATGATGCAGATATTATTATCCGCGTAGTGATCGCGTTGATCCAGGAGAAGCTTCCGAAATATGTGGATGCCCGTCCTTTTGAAATCCAGGTACTGACACCTATGCGGAAAGGTCTTCTGGGAGTGGAGCGGTTAAACCAGATTCTGCAGAGATATCTAAACCCACCGGACAGCTCCAGAAAGGAACATACTCTGGGTGACAGGCTGTTCCGTGAGGGTGATAAGGTAATGCAGATCAGGAATAATTACCAGATGGAATGGGAGATCCGCGGAAGATACGGAATTGTGATAGAGAAAGGGATTGGTGTTTTTAACGGAGATACCGGAATCCTTAAGGAGATCAATGAATTTGCGGAAACTGCAGAAGTAGAATTTGAAGATGGAAGATTTGCTGTATATTCCTTCAAACAGCTGGAGGAACTGGAACTGGCGTACGCGATCACCATACATAAATCACAGGGTTCGGAGTACCCGGCAGTGATCCTGCCTCTTCTTTCCGGACCGAAAATGCTTCTGAACCGAAATCTTCTTTATACAGCTGTGACCAGGGCACGTAAGTGTGTGACAGTTGTGGGAAGTGAGGAAACTTTCGGGGAGATGATCCGCAATGAGAAGCAGCAGAAGCGTTACAGTGCCCTGGATGAACGGATCCGGGAGCTGAACGATGCAGTGGAGAAGGGAGAAATGACCGGAATGTGA
- a CDS encoding rod shape-determining protein, producing MPASDIGIDLGTRNSLVYSTGKGLVLNEPSIVVYDKNTEKIRAIGEEARMMEERITSDMEIIRPIRQGVIVDYTVMEKMLKYFISRAMGRRAFRKPRISICVPSGITEIERKAVEEATYQAGARDVFMVEEPIAAAIGSGVDVTKPFGNLIVDIGAGTTDVAVISLGGVVVSTSLKTAGDTFDQAIMNYVRKNHGLFIGEDRAEKIKVQIGTACEESAPRTMEVKGRNVITGLPKVVTLTSEEIRVALRDATGQIVEAVHGVLEKTPPELAADIVDRGIVLTGGGALLHGMDTLIEQRTGVSTLTVQDAMSVVAIGTGKYAEIMSRFDG from the coding sequence ATGCCGGCAAGTGATATTGGAATTGACCTGGGCACCAGAAACAGTCTGGTGTATTCTACAGGGAAGGGCCTGGTGCTGAATGAGCCTTCTATTGTAGTTTATGACAAAAATACAGAGAAAATCAGAGCAATCGGAGAAGAAGCCCGAATGATGGAAGAGCGTATCACCTCTGATATGGAGATCATCCGTCCTATCCGTCAGGGCGTTATCGTAGATTATACAGTTATGGAGAAGATGCTGAAATATTTTATCTCCCGTGCAATGGGAAGGCGTGCTTTCCGTAAGCCGCGTATCAGCATTTGCGTTCCAAGCGGAATTACAGAGATCGAGCGTAAAGCTGTGGAGGAGGCCACCTATCAGGCCGGAGCCAGAGATGTATTTATGGTGGAAGAGCCTATTGCAGCAGCCATTGGTTCCGGGGTGGATGTGACGAAACCATTTGGAAACCTGATCGTGGATATCGGAGCAGGAACTACGGATGTGGCTGTGATCTCCCTGGGAGGTGTGGTGGTTTCCACATCCCTGAAGACAGCAGGAGATACCTTTGACCAGGCGATCATGAATTACGTGAGGAAGAATCATGGTCTTTTTATTGGGGAAGACCGTGCGGAGAAGATCAAGGTTCAGATCGGAACCGCCTGTGAGGAATCAGCACCCAGGACCATGGAAGTAAAGGGAAGGAATGTGATCACAGGACTTCCGAAGGTAGTAACACTTACATCAGAAGAAATCCGTGTGGCATTGAGAGATGCTACAGGACAGATCGTGGAAGCCGTCCACGGAGTTCTGGAGAAAACACCTCCGGAACTGGCAGCAGATATCGTAGACCGGGGAATTGTTCTGACCGGCGGTGGTGCACTGCTCCATGGAATGGATACACTGATCGAGCAGAGAACGGGGGTAAGCACACTGACAGTGCAGGATGCGATGAGTGTGGTTGCCATAGGAACGGGCAAATATGCGGAGATCATGTCCAGATTTGACGGATAA
- the uvrA gene encoding excinuclease ABC subunit UvrA — MAADTTKKHFIRIRGANVNNLKNLSVDIPRDQFVVFTGLSGSGKSSLAFDTIYAEGQRRYMESLSSYARQFLGQMEKPDVESIEGLPPAISIDQKSTNRNPRSTVGTVTEIYDYFRLLYARVGIPHCPKCGREIRKQTVDQMVDTIMAFPERTRLQLLAPVVRGRKGTHARLLEHARRSGYVRVQIDGNMYELSEEISLDKNIKHNIEIVVDRLIVKPGIEKRLADSIETVLDLADGLLMVDTMDGQIHNFSQSFSCPDCGVSIDEIEPRSFSFNNPFGACPDCLGLGYKMEFDIDLMIPDKSLSILEGAIVVTGWQSCTSQGSFSRAILDALAREYDFSLATPFQDYPEKIQDILINGTNGHSVKVYYKGQRGEGVYDVAFPGLIRNVEQRYRETGSDTMKQEYESFMQITPCKTCKGQRLKKESLAVTVADKNIYEVTNLSIEKLKEFLGGMELSPQQQIIGKQILKEIRARVSFLSDVGLDYLSLGRATGTLSGGEAQRIRLATQIGSGLVGVAYILDEPSIGLHQRDNDRLLGSLMKLRDLGNSLIVVEHDEDTMRAADCIVDIGPGAGEHGGQLVAMGTAEDLMKNENSVTGAYLSGKLKIPVPTERHKPTGFLTIRGAAENNLKNIDVKIPLGIMTCITGVSGSGKSSLINEILYKHLARDLNRARVIPGKHKDILGVDQLDKVINIDQSPIGRTPRSNPATYTGVFDQIRDLFAATADAKARGYKKGRFSFNVKGGRCEACSGDGIIKIEMHFLPDVYVPCEVCKGKRYNRETLEVKYKDKSIYDVLNMTVEEALTFFENVPSIKRKIQTLYDVGLSYIRLGQPSTELSGGEAQRIKLATELSKRSTGKTIYILDEPTTGLHFADVHKLVEILKRLSEGGNTVVVIEHNLDVIKTADYIIDIGPEGGDKGGTVVVQGTPEEVAQSPVSYTGKYVKKYLEQ, encoded by the coding sequence ATGGCTGCGGATACGACGAAGAAGCATTTTATCAGGATCAGAGGTGCTAATGTTAATAATCTTAAGAATTTAAGTGTGGATATTCCCAGAGATCAGTTTGTAGTATTTACCGGACTGAGTGGTTCCGGTAAGTCATCACTGGCGTTTGACACGATCTATGCAGAGGGTCAGAGACGTTATATGGAGTCGCTTTCTTCCTATGCCAGACAGTTCCTGGGACAGATGGAGAAACCGGATGTGGAGAGCATTGAGGGACTGCCTCCTGCCATTTCCATCGACCAGAAATCAACCAACCGCAACCCACGTTCTACAGTGGGAACAGTGACGGAGATTTATGATTATTTTCGATTATTATATGCCAGGGTGGGAATCCCGCATTGTCCGAAATGCGGCAGGGAGATCAGGAAGCAGACGGTAGACCAGATGGTGGATACGATCATGGCTTTTCCGGAGCGTACCAGGCTGCAGCTGCTGGCGCCTGTAGTGCGGGGACGTAAAGGGACTCATGCCAGGCTGCTGGAACATGCCAGAAGAAGCGGGTATGTACGTGTGCAGATCGACGGGAATATGTATGAACTTTCCGAGGAGATCAGCCTGGATAAGAATATCAAGCACAATATTGAGATCGTGGTGGATCGTCTTATCGTGAAGCCGGGGATCGAGAAGAGACTTGCAGATTCTATAGAGACAGTGCTGGATCTGGCAGACGGGCTTCTGATGGTGGATACTATGGACGGACAGATCCATAATTTCAGCCAGAGTTTCTCCTGTCCGGACTGCGGCGTGAGCATTGACGAGATTGAGCCCAGAAGCTTTTCCTTTAATAATCCGTTCGGTGCCTGCCCGGACTGTCTGGGACTGGGATATAAGATGGAATTTGATATAGATCTGATGATCCCGGATAAATCACTGAGTATCCTGGAAGGTGCCATTGTGGTGACAGGATGGCAGTCCTGTACAAGCCAGGGAAGTTTTTCCAGGGCAATCCTGGATGCACTTGCCAGAGAGTATGACTTCAGTCTGGCTACACCATTTCAGGATTATCCGGAGAAGATCCAGGATATTCTCATCAATGGAACCAACGGCCATTCTGTGAAAGTTTATTATAAGGGTCAGAGAGGTGAGGGCGTTTATGATGTGGCGTTCCCGGGGCTGATCCGCAATGTGGAACAGCGCTACAGAGAGACGGGGTCAGATACCATGAAGCAGGAATATGAATCATTCATGCAGATCACTCCGTGTAAGACCTGTAAGGGACAGCGTCTGAAGAAGGAATCCCTGGCAGTGACAGTAGCAGATAAGAATATTTATGAGGTCACCAATCTGTCCATAGAGAAGCTGAAGGAATTTCTGGGCGGGATGGAACTTTCCCCTCAGCAGCAGATCATCGGTAAGCAGATCCTGAAAGAGATCCGTGCCAGAGTCAGCTTCCTGTCAGATGTAGGACTGGATTATCTTTCCCTGGGACGTGCTACAGGTACTCTTTCCGGCGGTGAGGCGCAGAGAATCCGCCTTGCCACACAGATCGGATCCGGTCTGGTGGGAGTTGCCTATATTCTGGATGAACCAAGTATCGGACTTCATCAGCGTGATAATGACAGGCTGCTGGGATCCCTTATGAAGCTTCGTGATCTGGGAAACAGTTTGATCGTAGTAGAGCATGATGAGGATACCATGCGGGCAGCAGACTGTATCGTAGATATCGGTCCCGGAGCAGGGGAACATGGGGGACAGCTGGTTGCCATGGGAACTGCTGAGGATCTGATGAAGAATGAGAATTCTGTCACAGGTGCCTATCTCAGCGGAAAGCTGAAGATCCCGGTACCCACAGAACGCCATAAACCCACAGGATTTCTCACGATCCGTGGAGCTGCGGAGAATAATCTGAAGAACATTGATGTGAAGATCCCCCTTGGGATCATGACCTGTATCACAGGCGTGTCCGGTTCCGGAAAGAGTTCACTGATCAATGAGATTCTTTATAAACATCTTGCCAGGGACCTGAACCGTGCCAGAGTGATCCCGGGGAAACATAAAGATATCCTGGGAGTGGATCAGCTGGATAAGGTCATCAATATCGACCAGTCCCCTATCGGACGTACACCCAGGTCAAATCCTGCCACTTATACGGGTGTTTTTGACCAGATCAGAGATCTCTTCGCTGCCACAGCAGACGCTAAGGCGAGAGGATATAAGAAGGGACGCTTCAGCTTTAATGTGAAGGGCGGACGATGTGAGGCCTGCAGCGGTGACGGAATCATTAAGATCGAGATGCATTTCCTACCGGATGTTTACGTACCATGTGAAGTCTGCAAAGGCAAGAGATATAATCGCGAAACTTTGGAAGTGAAATATAAAGATAAGAGCATTTATGATGTGCTGAATATGACAGTAGAGGAAGCTCTGACCTTTTTTGAAAATGTTCCTTCTATTAAAAGGAAGATCCAGACACTCTATGATGTAGGACTTTCCTATATCCGTCTGGGCCAGCCGTCCACGGAACTTTCCGGTGGTGAGGCACAGAGGATCAAGCTTGCCACAGAGCTGAGCAAGAGAAGCACAGGGAAAACCATTTATATTCTGGATGAGCCTACCACAGGACTTCATTTCGCAGATGTCCATAAACTGGTGGAGATACTGAAACGTCTGTCAGAAGGCGGAAATACAGTAGTGGTCATTGAGCATAACCTGGATGTGATCAAGACGGCAGACTATATTATAGACATCGGTCCGGAGGGCGGAGATAAGGGCGGTACTGTGGTAGTCCAGGGCACACCGGAAGAAGTAGCCCAGTCACCGGTATCTTACACCGGTAAATATGTAAAAAAATATCTGGAACAGTAA